A part of Helicobacter fennelliae genomic DNA contains:
- the hypF gene encoding carbamoyltransferase HypF, with the protein MFELRVKGIVQGVGFRPFMYQLCTKLDIKGYIFNIGADAIIVCDMQYAPLITSPRQAQMPHIRVFYPVQIKSPNILLPNTKLQSFFDLFLGTFTKALPPIAKITELTISSMPTYPKIRIPQYFEILHSIKQPDKQHITLDSALPKDLATCKDCQDEISNPKNRHFGYHLTSCTNCGARYSIIKSLPYDRYNTAMKHFTLCKDCQDDYTNPMSRYYHAQPISCNNCAVPIMLYKNNSILAKDSQAIRVCADLLKDNQIICLKGLGGFVLICNAQSRSSIMALRQAKNREAKPLAIMAKDIQMALDIANLSPLEQEYLKSQIAPIIIATQNPQNPLNVDFESIAPHLNTIGILLANTPLLHILFGFIDFPIIYTSANLKSEPIITTLKSAKTKLKAITPYFLDFKRAIYHGIDDSIFRLIDNQMRPFRLARGATPHTITTPALKANHNILALGAQDKVNLCFGSAHHFLITPYIGDMASLETQNKYFQNLAFFKKIYSFTPAFIISDAHPQYQTTGIATYLCNQHNNSNPKTTALQNTKNPQNTHSQAPTHLQIYHHHAHLCAILAESNLPKDEQILGIIWDGSGYGESQKESQYKKNSIWGGEFLYGGFGGFERVGHFEEFLLLGGERAIKNIQYIAYALALQSQNTQMIQKYQALLPHALTSMANKALYTTCTSATHTSNICTSTIYTSSVGRLFDGVAALIGVLEHSSYEGESGGIFEAMYDSHINDYYEFYIKETKEVSTSTRDTHNAKKPNKHQEIITLDFISQIILDSQNHIAPYIIATKFINTLAHIALSFSLRFLRQTPNLKLIGLSGGVFQNKALCEKIALLFNQHHIQYIFHAKVPTNDNGISFGQAAFGAYHSQKE; encoded by the coding sequence ATGTTTGAGCTTAGAGTCAAAGGTATCGTTCAAGGGGTTGGATTCCGACCTTTTATGTATCAGCTCTGCACAAAGCTTGACATCAAAGGCTATATTTTTAATATCGGGGCTGATGCGATTATTGTTTGTGATATGCAGTATGCACCACTTATCACATCACCACGACAAGCGCAAATGCCACACATACGCGTATTTTATCCAGTCCAAATCAAATCGCCAAATATCTTGCTTCCAAACACAAAACTTCAAAGCTTTTTTGATCTTTTTTTAGGCACTTTCACCAAAGCACTTCCGCCAATAGCCAAAATCACAGAACTTACTATCTCCTCTATGCCAACCTATCCTAAAATCCGCATTCCCCAATATTTTGAAATTTTGCACTCAATCAAACAACCAGACAAACAACACATCACGCTAGATTCTGCATTACCAAAAGATTTGGCAACATGCAAAGACTGCCAAGATGAAATCTCCAACCCCAAAAACCGCCACTTTGGCTACCACCTCACTTCCTGCACGAATTGCGGAGCTAGATATAGCATTATCAAATCCTTGCCTTATGATCGCTACAACACTGCGATGAAGCATTTTACACTCTGCAAAGACTGCCAAGATGACTACACAAACCCAATGAGTCGCTATTATCACGCCCAGCCTATCTCATGCAACAACTGCGCTGTGCCAATTATGCTTTATAAAAATAACTCAATCCTTGCTAAAGACAGCCAAGCAATACGCGTATGTGCGGATTTACTAAAAGATAATCAAATCATCTGCCTCAAAGGATTAGGCGGATTTGTGCTTATTTGCAACGCGCAATCACGCTCAAGCATTATGGCTCTAAGGCAAGCCAAAAATCGCGAAGCAAAGCCATTAGCCATTATGGCAAAAGATATACAAATGGCATTAGATATAGCTAATTTATCGCCTCTTGAGCAAGAATACCTCAAATCTCAAATTGCCCCGATTATCATCGCCACCCAAAACCCACAAAACCCTTTGAATGTGGATTTTGAAAGTATTGCGCCACATCTTAATACAATCGGAATCTTACTTGCTAATACCCCGCTTTTGCATATTTTGTTTGGATTTATTGACTTTCCTATCATCTACACAAGCGCAAATCTCAAATCAGAACCTATCATCACAACGCTAAAAAGCGCAAAAACAAAGCTTAAGGCTATCACACCATATTTTTTGGATTTCAAAAGAGCGATTTATCATGGCATTGATGATTCGATTTTTCGCCTTATTGATAATCAAATGCGCCCATTTCGCCTTGCTAGAGGAGCGACCCCGCACACAATCACCACACCCGCGCTCAAAGCCAATCATAATATCCTCGCACTTGGCGCACAAGATAAAGTAAATCTATGCTTTGGCTCTGCTCATCACTTCCTTATCACCCCATACATAGGCGATATGGCAAGTCTTGAGACGCAAAACAAATATTTTCAAAATCTTGCATTTTTTAAAAAAATCTACTCATTTACGCCTGCATTTATCATAAGTGATGCGCACCCACAATACCAAACCACAGGTATCGCCACATATCTTTGTAATCAGCACAATAACTCAAATCCAAAAACAACAGCACTACAAAACACCAAAAATCCGCAAAATACGCATTCACAAGCCCCAACGCATTTGCAAATCTACCATCACCACGCGCATTTATGTGCGATTTTGGCAGAATCTAACTTGCCAAAAGACGAGCAGATTCTAGGGATTATCTGGGACGGAAGCGGATATGGAGAAAGTCAAAAAGAAAGCCAATACAAAAAAAACAGCATTTGGGGTGGAGAGTTTTTGTATGGTGGATTTGGTGGATTTGAGCGAGTCGGGCATTTTGAGGAGTTTTTGCTTTTGGGCGGAGAGAGGGCGATAAAAAACATACAATATATAGCCTATGCCCTCGCACTTCAATCACAAAACACACAAATGATCCAAAAATATCAAGCCCTGCTTCCGCACGCGCTAACATCTATGGCAAACAAAGCACTTTATACCACTTGCACTTCCGCTACTCACACTTCCAACATTTGCACTTCTACCATTTACACTTCATCAGTTGGCAGGCTTTTTGATGGCGTGGCAGCACTTATTGGCGTGCTAGAGCATTCAAGCTATGAGGGAGAATCTGGCGGGATTTTTGAAGCAATGTATGATAGCCACATCAATGATTATTATGAGTTTTACATAAAAGAAACCAAAGAAGTAAGCACAAGCACGCGCGATACACATAACGCAAAAAAGCCAAATAAACATCAAGAGATAATCACGCTTGATTTTATCTCACAAATCATTTTAGATTCTCAAAATCACATAGCCCCGTATATCATCGCCACAAAATTTATCAACACACTCGCACATATCGCACTTAGCTTTAGCCTGCGATTTTTGCGACAAACCCCAAATCTCAAACTCATAGGCTTAAGTGGCGGGGTGTTTCAAAACAAAGCATTATGCGAAAAAATCGCTCTGCTGTTTAACCAACATCATATACAATACATCTTTCACGCAAAAGTGCCGACAAACGACAATGGAATCTCGTTTGGGCAGGCGGCTTTTGGGGCGTATCATTCACAAAAGGAGTAA
- a CDS encoding agmatine deiminase family protein yields the protein MGDCMRLKAEWERQRAILLAFPHQHSDWDHYLIEAQICFINIIKTITQFQDVIICMHPDDKQGLALLEQAFCDAPPSLARFSRFSQISLRGLQAMESLQLNDRILLVGIETNDTWARDFGAISLEDAHGSDNGNNSKTSEIVLLDFIFNGWGNKFDSTQDNQITQKLHNLNILKGKLISLPFVLEGGSIDTNGKGVLLTNTQCLLEPHRNPQFTQDTIQEFLIQNLGISQVLWLDYGFLEGDDTDSHIDTLARFISEDTIAYISCDDKNDLHYEALKKMEEQLQALKSSDNKPYNLIKLPFTSPIFYQNKRLPASYANFLFINDALLVPTYNDKNDKLALSILSKACPNHQVIGIDCSVLIRQHGSLHCVTMQLY from the coding sequence ATGGGAGATTGTATGCGACTCAAAGCAGAATGGGAGCGGCAAAGGGCTATATTACTCGCATTTCCACATCAGCACAGCGATTGGGATCATTATCTTATCGAAGCACAGATTTGCTTCATCAACATTATCAAAACAATCACGCAGTTTCAAGATGTCATCATTTGTATGCACCCTGATGATAAACAAGGACTCGCACTTTTGGAGCAGGCATTTTGTGATGCGCCACCTTCACTTGCGAGGTTTTCTAGATTCTCGCAAATTTCTTTGCGGGGATTGCAGGCTATGGAGAGTTTGCAGCTTAATGATAGAATCTTGCTTGTAGGCATAGAGACAAATGATACTTGGGCGCGTGATTTTGGAGCGATAAGCCTTGAAGATGCGCATGGTAGCGATAATGGCAATAACAGCAAAACAAGCGAAATTGTGCTTTTGGATTTTATCTTTAATGGTTGGGGCAATAAATTTGATAGCACACAAGATAACCAAATCACACAAAAACTCCATAATCTTAATATCCTCAAAGGCAAGCTTATATCACTGCCATTTGTGCTAGAGGGTGGAAGTATCGATACAAACGGCAAAGGCGTGCTTCTTACAAATACGCAATGCCTCCTTGAGCCACATCGCAATCCGCAATTCACACAAGATACAATTCAAGAATTTCTCATACAAAATCTTGGCATATCACAAGTGCTATGGCTTGATTATGGGTTTTTGGAAGGCGATGATACAGATAGCCATATCGATACATTGGCGCGCTTTATCAGTGAAGATACGATAGCCTATATCAGCTGTGATGACAAAAACGACCTGCACTATGAAGCACTCAAAAAAATGGAAGAGCAATTACAAGCACTCAAAAGTAGCGACAACAAACCCTATAATCTCATCAAGCTTCCATTTACAAGCCCGATTTTCTACCAAAACAAGCGACTTCCAGCAAGCTATGCAAATTTTTTATTTATCAATGACGCCTTGCTTGTGCCAACTTATAACGACAAAAACGACAAACTCGCCCTTAGTATCCTCTCTAAAGCATGCCCAAATCATCAAGTTATAGGCATTGATTGCAGTGTGCTTATCCGCCAGCATGGAAGTTTGCATTGCGTAACAATGCAGCTTTACTAA
- a CDS encoding TolC family protein: protein MKWLASGALLISAVSVFFVGCSTKLPSNQELQVKNHIPQSFKNSLTIQNTNHQNATTQNKIAPNKTTQNVADKSAKQATKKDNTLEQFMQLISDEKLSALLQIALERNTNVLTMVSRINQAKAQAKISTANMFPTINAGLNTNYTDRRTQSQSLAVRPGTNSVNASLSVSWELDLFGKLNALRQSSKKAYAQAQDNLAFAQISLIAEVGTLYFTLRNNAFSIAQAKEMLANLEEIDSINAQKYNDGLIDINTYKTAKANLITQKNTLETLSYTYEQNKNALLVLLDINHDDLEKQIDFLDSGFELPLVNAFDINTLPSEVILNRPDVRASVNALYAQLYKITNAKAARLPSISLSGSVGQLLYSNMGGNSLVFQIANAITTPLLNRTTLKQTYIIQQELGKEAYYTLQNTINTALSEIENALFNMDSQRRQVANNKIALDIGQSAYQTDEVRSQNGMLELSEFLTNKNSYLTLQTQLFTSKTNELISAITLFKAFGGEMYFFDDTHLESKEDETKNQNNKEAQ from the coding sequence TTGAAATGGCTTGCTAGTGGTGCGCTTCTTATAAGTGCTGTAAGTGTTTTTTTTGTCGGTTGCTCGACTAAATTACCAAGCAATCAAGAATTGCAAGTGAAAAACCACATTCCACAATCATTTAAAAATTCGCTTACAATCCAAAACACAAATCATCAAAACGCAACTACTCAAAATAAAATCGCTCCAAATAAAACCACTCAAAATGTGGCAGACAAAAGCGCAAAGCAAGCAACCAAAAAAGACAATACCCTAGAGCAATTTATGCAACTCATTAGCGATGAGAAATTATCTGCATTACTTCAAATCGCGCTAGAGCGCAATACAAATGTTTTGACAATGGTTTCGCGTATCAATCAAGCCAAAGCGCAAGCCAAAATCTCTACAGCAAATATGTTTCCAACGATAAATGCAGGACTCAATACAAACTACACTGACAGAAGGACACAAAGCCAAAGCCTTGCGGTGCGTCCTGGGACAAATTCTGTAAATGCGAGCTTGAGCGTGAGCTGGGAGTTAGATTTATTTGGTAAGCTTAATGCCTTGCGTCAATCAAGCAAAAAAGCCTATGCACAGGCGCAAGATAATCTTGCTTTTGCGCAAATCTCTTTGATCGCTGAAGTTGGCACACTTTATTTTACGCTTAGAAATAACGCCTTTAGCATCGCTCAAGCCAAAGAAATGCTTGCTAATCTTGAGGAGATAGATTCTATCAATGCGCAAAAATACAACGATGGCTTGATTGATATAAACACTTATAAAACTGCCAAAGCCAATCTCATCACTCAAAAAAACACCCTTGAAACCCTCTCTTATACATACGAGCAAAATAAAAACGCGCTTTTGGTTTTGCTTGATATAAATCATGATGACTTAGAAAAGCAGATTGATTTTTTGGATTCTGGGTTTGAGCTGCCTTTGGTGAATGCGTTTGATATAAATACATTGCCAAGTGAAGTGATACTCAATCGTCCAGATGTCCGCGCAAGTGTAAATGCCCTATATGCGCAACTTTATAAGATCACAAACGCCAAAGCAGCTCGCTTGCCAAGTATTTCTTTGAGTGGTTCTGTCGGGCAGTTGCTTTATAGCAATATGGGCGGAAATTCTTTGGTATTTCAGATTGCAAATGCGATCACGACACCATTACTCAATCGAACGACTCTCAAGCAAACCTACATTATCCAGCAAGAGCTAGGAAAAGAAGCATACTATACCCTCCAAAATACCATAAACACAGCTCTTAGCGAAATAGAAAATGCCCTTTTTAATATGGATTCTCAAAGGCGACAAGTCGCAAACAATAAAATCGCACTTGACATCGGGCAGAGCGCGTATCAAACAGATGAGGTGCGATCTCAAAATGGTATGCTTGAGTTAAGTGAGTTTTTGACAAATAAAAATTCTTATCTTACCTTGCAAACGCAGCTTTTTACCTCCAAAACAAATGAGCTGATTTCTGCTATAACTTTATTTAAGGCATTTGGCGGTGAGATGTATTTTTTTGATGATACACATTTGGAATCTAAAGAAGATGAGACAAAAAATCAAAACAATAAGGAAGCACAATGA
- a CDS encoding efflux RND transporter periplasmic adaptor subunit: MNVYETLHAKSNKNYIKWVIIAVVVVIIAGVGIYFWKFHKPSIDYETITPIRKDIQSSISASGSLSPTNEVEIGSVISGIVLEVLAEENDHVTKGQILARINPETINQTLARYKAQLNSAQAQLKASEQTLVDKKWNYDRLLDLYKKTDGKAPSMLELQNAKTAYTSALSDVDIKKASIIEIQTNIKSSSIDLKNSQIVSPIDGVVLTKSVEVGQSVAASFQAPVLFKVAENLEEMVLKINISEADIGKIQEGQSVKFSVDAYPDREFSAKVNKVNYGSGDGSTSSSSSSSSSKSSSSSSTSSDIITYIARVEVDNKSLLLRPDMSATADIIIASAKNALLLPSSVLYFDLNKALQKSNPKAKNSSIASVFTPPRPPRQQSGGNKESQKISKTATLWILQDNEPKAINVEVGISDGQYTQILSGIDSNTQVISAIKMGQ; this comes from the coding sequence ATGAATGTTTATGAAACTTTACATGCAAAATCAAACAAAAATTATATCAAATGGGTGATTATTGCCGTTGTTGTCGTGATTATTGCAGGCGTTGGGATTTATTTTTGGAAATTCCATAAGCCAAGCATTGATTATGAGACAATAACCCCAATCCGCAAAGATATACAATCAAGCATTTCGGCTTCAGGCTCGCTCTCGCCGACAAATGAAGTAGAAATCGGAAGTGTTATCTCTGGAATCGTGCTTGAAGTGCTTGCAGAAGAAAACGATCATGTTACAAAAGGGCAGATTCTCGCTCGCATAAATCCTGAAACAATCAACCAAACCCTAGCGCGCTACAAAGCCCAGCTAAACTCCGCTCAAGCGCAACTCAAAGCAAGCGAGCAGACATTGGTTGATAAAAAATGGAATTATGATAGATTGCTTGATTTGTATAAAAAAACAGATGGCAAAGCACCATCAATGCTTGAACTTCAAAATGCCAAAACAGCTTATACTTCGGCATTATCTGATGTGGATATTAAAAAGGCATCGATTATTGAGATTCAAACAAATATCAAAAGCTCAAGCATTGATCTTAAAAATTCTCAAATCGTATCGCCAATTGATGGTGTAGTCCTCACAAAAAGCGTAGAAGTCGGGCAGAGTGTGGCAGCAAGCTTTCAAGCACCTGTGCTTTTTAAAGTCGCTGAGAATCTAGAAGAAATGGTGCTTAAAATCAATATTTCTGAAGCTGATATTGGCAAAATCCAAGAAGGGCAGAGCGTGAAATTTAGCGTCGATGCGTATCCAGATAGGGAATTTAGCGCAAAAGTCAATAAAGTCAATTATGGTTCAGGCGATGGAAGCACTAGCTCCTCTAGCTCTTCAAGCTCCTCAAAAAGCTCAAGTAGCTCAAGCACTTCATCAGATATTATCACCTATATTGCGCGTGTTGAGGTGGATAACAAATCTTTGCTTTTGCGACCAGATATGAGCGCGACAGCAGACATCATCATCGCAAGTGCCAAAAACGCGCTTTTGCTTCCAAGCTCTGTGTTGTATTTTGATCTCAATAAAGCCTTACAAAAATCAAATCCTAAAGCAAAAAATAGCTCTATTGCTTCTGTATTTACTCCTCCTCGCCCGCCACGACAGCAAAGTGGTGGCAATAAAGAATCTCAAAAAATCTCCAAAACAGCGACTTTGTGGATTCTGCAAGATAATGAGCCAAAAGCTATCAATGTCGAAGTTGGCATATCAGATGGGCAATATACGCAGATTCTAAGTGGCATTGATAGCAATACACAAGTCATTAGCGCGATTAAAATGGGGCAATAA
- a CDS encoding ABC transporter ATP-binding protein gives MSDFIVLRDIHKIYGKGEGAFEALKGVSLRIDKGEFVALMGPSGSGKSTLANILGTLDVGTSGEYLFCGVNVFKLTQNQRALLRRNYIGFIFQGFNLLARTTALENVELPLIYRGMKKEQRHQIALEALDRVGLKNWASHTSSKLSGGQQQRVAIARAIASKPLFLLADEPTGNLDTKRSVEIMEILKDLNTTLGITILMVTHEPDMAMYASRELHFLDGKLRSDSLESAAKPINNPNNTNHANSTNGAKNNTNNPNNTKGAQ, from the coding sequence ATGAGCGATTTTATCGTGCTTCGTGATATTCACAAAATCTATGGCAAAGGCGAGGGCGCATTTGAAGCCCTTAAGGGTGTGAGTTTGAGGATTGATAAAGGTGAGTTTGTCGCACTTATGGGACCAAGTGGTTCGGGTAAATCCACACTTGCTAATATTTTGGGCACGCTTGATGTTGGCACAAGCGGTGAGTATTTGTTTTGCGGGGTAAATGTCTTTAAATTAACACAAAATCAGCGTGCGCTTTTGCGTAGAAATTATATAGGCTTTATTTTTCAAGGCTTTAATCTCCTTGCTCGCACGACAGCCTTAGAAAATGTAGAGCTTCCGCTTATCTATCGAGGAATGAAAAAAGAGCAACGACATCAAATCGCCCTTGAAGCACTCGATCGAGTGGGGCTAAAAAATTGGGCGAGCCACACAAGCTCAAAGCTAAGTGGCGGACAGCAGCAACGCGTAGCAATCGCTAGAGCGATCGCTTCAAAGCCGTTGTTTTTGCTTGCTGATGAGCCTACTGGGAATCTTGACACAAAGCGAAGTGTAGAGATTATGGAGATTTTAAAAGATCTTAATACGACTTTGGGGATTACGATTTTGATGGTTACGCATGAGCCAGATATGGCAATGTATGCAAGTAGGGAATTGCACTTTTTGGACGGCAAACTAAGAAGTGATAGTCTTGAGAGTGCAGCCAAACCCATAAATAATCCAAATAACACAAACCACGCAAATAGCACAAATGGTGCAAAAAATAACACAAATAATCCAAATAACACAAAGGGTGCGCAATGA
- a CDS encoding ABC transporter permease has protein sequence MILNAFLLALRQIKRNFLRAFLTMLGVIIGVGAVVVMISLGNGTTKAISDRVSSLGSNLLLVSPARSPNSYLRRNFSLQDAKQIKNLMREYIVALAPISQSSVVLQYKAQNVNTTAQGVDSDFFVVTQWNTSDGRIFEDNEYKVGSNVCVIGESVRKNLFLDENPLGKKIRLSTIVCECIGVLETKGQGGMGNDQDDVILLPMKAFSRSISRTSSLQSINRFMIRIQDNVDSAEVTQVLTKNLRKIRNVRENDKDSFDIMDTKEIAQTLTATTKMLTALLGFIAGVSLIVGGIGIMNIMLVSVTERTREIGTRMAIGALQSEVLLQFLIEAVTLSSLGGITGIVWAFFASWFLSDFMSIPFIFDIPTAIIAFLFSAFIGVLFGYLPAKRASKLNPIDALRHE, from the coding sequence ATGATTCTAAATGCTTTTTTGCTTGCTTTGCGACAGATTAAACGCAATTTTTTGCGCGCATTTTTGACGATGCTTGGTGTGATTATTGGCGTTGGTGCTGTGGTTGTGATGATAAGTCTAGGCAATGGCACAACAAAAGCCATAAGCGATAGAGTTTCTTCTCTTGGAAGTAATTTGTTATTAGTCTCTCCTGCGCGCTCGCCAAATAGCTACCTTAGGCGTAATTTTAGCTTGCAAGATGCCAAACAGATAAAAAACCTTATGCGCGAATATATCGTAGCTCTAGCTCCCATATCGCAATCCTCTGTGGTGCTACAATACAAAGCCCAAAATGTCAATACAACCGCACAGGGTGTAGATTCTGATTTTTTTGTCGTAACGCAATGGAATACAAGCGATGGCAGGATATTTGAAGATAACGAATACAAAGTCGGAAGCAATGTATGTGTAATCGGAGAATCTGTGCGTAAAAATTTATTTCTTGATGAGAATCCATTAGGCAAAAAAATCAGACTAAGCACGATTGTGTGCGAGTGTATCGGGGTTTTGGAGACAAAAGGGCAGGGCGGAATGGGAAATGATCAAGATGATGTGATTTTGCTACCGATGAAAGCATTTTCGCGCTCCATTTCGCGCACAAGCTCTTTGCAATCTATCAATCGCTTTATGATTCGCATTCAAGACAATGTAGATTCTGCCGAAGTTACGCAAGTTTTGACAAAAAATTTGCGTAAAATCAGAAATGTCAGAGAAAACGACAAGGATTCTTTTGATATTATGGATACAAAAGAAATCGCTCAAACGCTCACTGCAACTACAAAAATGCTAACTGCTTTGCTTGGGTTTATCGCGGGGGTGAGCTTGATTGTTGGTGGAATTGGGATTATGAATATCATGCTTGTTTCAGTGACGGAGCGTACGCGTGAAATCGGCACAAGAATGGCGATTGGCGCATTGCAAAGTGAGGTATTGCTTCAGTTTTTGATCGAGGCGGTTACATTAAGTTCGCTAGGTGGGATTACAGGCATTGTGTGGGCGTTTTTTGCGTCATGGTTTTTAAGTGATTTTATGAGTATTCCATTTATTTTTGATATACCCACAGCTATTATTGCGTTTTTGTTTTCGGCGTTTATAGGGGTGTTGTTTGGGTATTTGCCCGCCAAACGAGCCTCAAAGCTTAATCCAATCGATGCCTTGCGACATGAGTGA
- a CDS encoding HAD-IB family hydrolase: MQQINKHINTPQNNTNQNLNNKKILALFDFCETLVDFQSAARYLELVAQKKTRHKLHNLYTKISNKSKNILRKFIHLPPKQQVRYEVLKGLSVSDAQCIAKEFVTNELLPRVNPKVIERLQYHQRNKHTIVIVSGGFEIYIKLFAQHFGITHVVAVALEECNGYLSGNIDGIHTMEHRKLYKLIECINVSEFDLQKSYAYSDCSSDIPLLSFVGHGIVIECGKDTQWANILGFEIL; encoded by the coding sequence ATGCAACAAATAAACAAGCACATAAACACCCCTCAAAACAATACAAACCAGAATCTAAATAATAAAAAGATTCTCGCTTTATTTGATTTTTGTGAGACATTAGTAGATTTTCAAAGTGCTGCGAGATATTTAGAGCTTGTAGCCCAAAAGAAAACGCGCCACAAACTTCATAATCTCTATACCAAAATATCAAATAAATCCAAAAATATTTTACGCAAATTCATACATCTCCCTCCCAAGCAGCAAGTGCGCTATGAGGTATTAAAAGGCTTATCTGTTAGTGATGCTCAATGCATTGCTAAAGAGTTTGTAACAAACGAGCTTTTGCCACGAGTAAATCCAAAAGTCATTGAGCGATTGCAGTATCACCAACGCAATAAACACACTATTGTCATCGTCTCTGGTGGGTTTGAGATATATATCAAACTTTTTGCGCAACATTTTGGTATCACTCATGTAGTAGCGGTTGCATTAGAGGAGTGTAATGGATATTTGAGTGGAAATATCGATGGAATCCACACTATGGAGCATAGAAAGCTCTATAAGCTTATAGAATGCATTAATGTATCAGAATTTGATTTGCAAAAAAGCTATGCATATAGCGATTGTTCTAGTGATATTCCATTATTAAGCTTTGTTGGTCATGGCATAGTCATAGAATGCGGTAAAGATACGCAATGGGCAAATATTTTGGGGTTTGAAATACTTTAG
- a CDS encoding pyridoxal phosphate-dependent aminotransferase, producing the protein MTPNKYITALKPYRPIPHSIWNMKNLNQVLKLDWNESTIPPSPKVFAALQNALTESNLHWYPNTHNTELLEQISLYTQLPQECIEVFASSDCAHEFILQVFAMPQDTICIIAPTYDNFRARAEGIGLKTLFFQTQDDYMLDFDALDSFLCINKPKIVYLCNPNNPTGTLHDINALTHIITKHKHILFVIDEAYYEFCKQSVIALLPHTHNLIITRTFSKAFGLASFRIGYCLSSKTNIDSLNKLKNPKSITHFSQIAAHVALQDIDYMTKYVDEVTLAREQFTKNLRLLSDFKIYPSQANFVLVKYPYIHKILDFLQLRQIFIRDYSHILPNHCRISIGTREQMDYVAQTLKEYQCNK; encoded by the coding sequence ATGACTCCAAATAAATATATCACAGCACTCAAACCTTACAGACCCATTCCGCATAGTATATGGAATATGAAAAACCTTAATCAAGTTTTAAAACTTGATTGGAATGAATCAACCATTCCCCCTTCACCAAAAGTTTTTGCCGCATTGCAAAATGCCCTCACAGAAAGCAACCTCCATTGGTATCCAAACACGCACAATACAGAGCTTTTAGAGCAAATCAGCCTTTATACTCAACTTCCTCAAGAATGCATAGAAGTATTTGCAAGCTCTGATTGCGCGCATGAATTTATCTTGCAAGTATTTGCTATGCCACAAGATACGATATGTATTATCGCGCCTACTTATGATAATTTCAGGGCAAGAGCAGAGGGTATAGGGCTTAAGACACTTTTCTTTCAAACACAAGATGACTATATGCTTGATTTTGATGCCCTAGATTCTTTTCTTTGTATCAATAAGCCCAAAATCGTATATCTCTGCAATCCAAATAACCCCACAGGCACGCTACATGATATAAATGCGCTTACACATATAATCACCAAACACAAGCATATATTATTTGTCATTGATGAGGCGTATTATGAGTTTTGCAAGCAAAGTGTGATAGCCCTCCTTCCACATACGCATAATCTTATCATTACGCGCACATTTTCAAAGGCATTTGGCTTGGCTTCATTTCGCATAGGCTATTGCCTTAGCTCAAAAACAAATATAGATTCTCTCAATAAGCTCAAAAACCCAAAAAGCATTACTCATTTCTCTCAAATCGCCGCACACGTAGCACTTCAAGATATTGATTATATGACAAAATATGTCGATGAAGTCACTTTGGCAAGAGAGCAATTTACTAAAAATTTGCGATTGCTTAGTGATTTTAAGATCTATCCATCACAAGCAAATTTTGTGCTTGTCAAATACCCATATATTCATAAGATTCTTGATTTTCTGCAATTAAGGCAGATTTTCATTCGAGACTATTCACACATTTTGCCAAACCATTGTCGTATCAGCATAGGCACAAGAGAGCAAATGGATTATGTAGCACAAACACTAAAGGAATACCAATGCAACAAATAA